The genome window CTTTGTCTACAAAATCTAGAGCTGATACCTGGTATTTATAAGTTAAAGTAGCAAATTCAGATCGACTGGTAATAAAGACAATAATAGCATAAGGATTGTGATGACGGATAAACTGTGCCACTTCAAAGCCCTTTTTCTCAATTCCGTGAATATCGATATCTAGGAAATAAAGCTGATTTACTTCATCATTTTCGATATATTCCTTAAACTCACGAACTTTTCCTGTTGTCTTGTAAGAAATAGGAATATTTGATTCCTCCGAGATTTCATTCAATATTCTCTCTAGTCTCACTTGATGCTCAATAACATCTTCTAAAATTAATACTTTCATTCGAATTCCCTCTTAAATCTAATAATTTGTCTAAATGTGTTGTCTTCCATCTCTGTTTCTAACATAATGTTGTCATATTTATCTAGAATCTCTTTGACATTATTAAGCCCTAAACCTCTATTTCTTCCCTTGGTAGAGAAACCTAAGGCAAATAAGTCCTCTGAAGGCGTCATAGTGATTTTACATGAATTCTGGATGACTATAACTGTCTCAAAATCCATTTTAATGACTGCAACTTCCATTTGTTTCAAGTAACTATCCGCGGCTCCTTCAACAGCATTGTTTAAGAGAATACTCATGATGCGAACAAGATCAAGTAAATCCATTGACAATCTAGTAATAACATCCTTTACTTCCAATGTAAACTCTACATCATTATTTCGTGCATAAACAATGGATTGAGCAATCAAACTACGTAAAGCTGAATCTTCTAAATTGTTCAAATCAAAGTAAGTATATTTTTCTGAACGCAGTTTTTGATTCGCTTTTACTAATACTTCCTTGTAAACTCTGTCAATTTCCTGTAAATCTTCACTGTCAATTGCCATTTGCATGCTGACAAGCATACCTGCATAGTCATGACGAAAACCTCGAATTTCATTATACAACTTGACAATTTCATCAGTATAAGTCTGTAAATGCTTTTGTTCAAATTTCTTCTGCTTTAGGGCAATCTCTTTTTCAATTTGAACCTTATAAGAATTCATTGCAAAGAAAATCAATAACAAGCAAATAAAAACAATGGTTGATAAAATACTTCCAAAACTATTTAAATGAGAAATAGTACTCACGATATCTGAAATAAAAGAGACGATATGCAAGAAGATAAATGCATATAGCACTTTTTTCAAAAAAGAATAGAGATATTCTTTGTCAAAATATTTAAACTCCAAATGGAAATAACGAATTGTTTTTAAAATAACAAAATAAGTCAACAACAATACTACTAGAAAGAATATACTTTCATAGTGTAATGCAAGCTCATCACCTGTTATCGAGGATAGCGTTACAGCTATAAAAGTATGAGTACTGTGATATAAGAGAGAAAGTAGGAAACTTAGGAATACTCCCCTATACTTATCAAACTTTTTAAACCATATAAAATAAGCGTATAAAATAAATGGATATAAAAATTTTTCAATCCCTAGTCCACTTAAATATATAGAATAGAAGAAAAATTCAACTACAAATTCTACTATTACTGTATAAAAAATAAAGAAGTATTGTTCTTTTCTAGTTGTGTTACAAATCAAATTATAACTTTTACTAGTAATAAAAATATGTAATATAACGCTTATTATTGCGAAAAAATCCATTCTTTTCTCCCTTTACTTTCTTTTAAAAAAATAAAATAAAAAATTATTTTCCTTTCTAATTTCTCCACCTTGAATCTCCTGCAATTCTTTCTCTGTAAGCTTTTTGAACTGTTCCAATTTAACTGTGTTTTTCATAATAAAATCTCCTGTATTGTTTTTCTTGTAAATTAACTTACAAATTTATTATACAAAATGAAGATTATTTAAGAAAAATTTCTTCTCAACTGCACTGTTTTGCACCTGAAACGCACTTTTTTAAGAAAAAAGCTGGGAGTAATCCCAGCTTCTTCTCTAATGTACTGATCCCAGCAGGATTCGAACCTGCGACCGTTCGCTTAGAAGGCGAATGCTCTATCCAGCTGAGCTATGAGACCTAACATGACCATTCTATCAAAAAACAAGAAGTAAGTCAATCTTCTATTTATGATAAGGGGATCCCTGCTGAATGGTAAAAGCACGATAAATTTGTTCAACAAGAACTAATCTCATTAACTGATGTGGCAAGGTCAAACGTCCAAAACTAACAGAAAGATTCGCTCGATGCTTCACAGCAGGGGATAGTCCCAGACTTCCACCAATAATAAATGTAAGGGTAGAAAATCCCTTTATAGAAGCCTGTTCCAGCTGTTTACTGAATTCTTCTGAAGAGAGAGTTTTTCCTTCAATTGCCAACACAACAACAAAATCTCTTTCTCCAACTTTAGAAAGAATTCGATTTCCCTCTATTTCTAATATTTTATGATTTTCTGACTCACTTGCCTTATCTGGAGTTTTTTCATCAGCTAACTCAATGATTTCTACAGTGGCAAAACGAGAAATTCGTTTAGTATATTCAGCAATGCCATCTTTAAGGTATTTTTCCTTCAGTTTTCCAACTGTTACAATTTTTATTTTCATTCTTCTATTCTAACATATTCACACTTCATTTCACATCTTATTCACAAAGAATCATCTAGAAAAACTAGCAAATTCACAGAAAAAAAGCGAGTTATCCACAACTTGTGTAAAACTTCTACCTTTAAGCTTGAATTAAGTTAATAGATTTATACTTTAATCAAATAAAAAACAAACGGAGGCGTTTATGAAACACTTACAAAAATTTTACAAAAAAGGAGTTACCTTTCTTATCATCATTCTGATAGGATTTTTGAGTGGTGCCCTAGGAAGTTTTGTGACACTGCAACTTTATCAAAAACAAGTAAGTCAAGCCACAAATAACACTACAAACACTGTTACTCAGACTTCCTACAAAAATGAAAATGCAACAACTCAGGCCGTTAATAAGGTAAAAGATGCCGTTGTGTCGGTCATCACTTATTCATCAAATCGACAAAATAGTGTTTTTGGAAATGACGAGACAGATACGGATACCGACTCTCAACAGGTAGCAAGTGAAGGTTCTGGTGTTATTTACAAAAAGAATGGGAAAGATGCCTACCTTGTGACAAATACCCACGTTATTAAAGGAGCTTCAAAAGTTGATATCCGTTTAGCAGACGGTACAAAAGTTCCTGGTGAAATTGTCGGTTCTGATACGTTCTCTGATATTGCTGTCGTAAAAATTTCTTCAGAAAAAGTCACAACCGTAGCAGAATTTGGAGATTCTAGCAAGCTTAATGTCGGAGAAACTGCAATCGCAATTGGTAGTCCTCTGGGCTCAGAATATGCCAATACAGTTACCCAAGGAATCATTTCAAGTCTCAATCGAAATGTCTCTCTAAAATCTCAAGATGGTCAAGCGATTTCTACAAAAGCTATTCAGACAGATACTGCTATTAACCCTGGTAACTCTGGTGGTCCACTTGTAAACATTCAGGGCCAAGTTATCGGGATTACATCAAGTAAAATTGCAAGTAATGGTGGAACCTCTGTCGAAGGTCTTGGTTTTGCAATCCCATCAAATGATGCTCAAAATATTATTAAACAGCTTGAAAGTGATGGTAAAGTGACTCGCCCTGCTCTTGGAATTCAAATGGTTAATTTAGCTAATATCGGAGCTAGTGATCTTAGAAAACTCAATATTCCAAGTAGCGTAACTTCTGGTGTAGTGGTAAAATCTGTTCAAAGTAATATGCCTGCATCTGGTCACCTTGAAAAATACGACGTTATTACCAAAGTTGACGACAAGGAGACTTCTTCGTCAACAGATTTACAGAGTGCTCTTTACAACCATTCTATCGGAGACACCATTAAAATCACCTACTATCGAAATGGGAAAGAGGAGACTACAACTGTTAAACTAGATAAAAGTACAAGTGATTTAGAATCTTAATTGACATCAGTGTAAAGAAAACTTTACATATAATAAAAGATATGTTAGTGTAGAATCATGGAAAAATTTGAAATGATTTCTATATCGGAAATACAAAAAAATCCCTATCAACCTCGAAAAGAATTTAATGCAGATAAACTAAGGGAATTGGCTGAGTCAATCAAAGAAAATGGGGTCATCCAACCCATCATCGTTCGTCAATCTCCTGTAATTGGTTATGAAATCCTTGCAGGAGAAAGACGATATCGGGCTTCTCTCTTAGCTGGTCTCACTTCTATTCCAGCCGTTGTGAAGCACCTCTCAGATCAGGAAATGATGATTCAGTCTATCATTGAGAATTTACAGAGAGAAAACTTGAATCCAGTTGAAGAGGCACGCGCCTATGACTCTTTAGTTGAAAAAGGATATACCCATACCGAAATAGCAGATAAAATGGGAAAATCTCGTCCTTATATCACTAATTTTATTCGTTTGCTTTCCCTACCAGAGCATATCTTATCTGAAGTAGAAAATGGAAAAATTTCTCAAGCTCATGCACGCTCACTAGTTGGTTTGGATAAAGAGCGACAGGAATATTTCTTCCAATTGATCAAAAATGAAGACATCTCTGTGAGAAAGTTAGAAACACTGCTGACAGAGAAAAAACAAAAGAAGCAGAAAAAAAGTGATTCTTTCATCAAAGATGAGGAAGATAAATTAAAAAAACTACTTGGATTAAATGTAGAAATTAAACTTTCTAAAAAAGATACTGGAAAGGTTATTATTTCTTTTTCAAACCAAGAAGAATATGACAGAATTATCAACAGCCTGAAATAAGGCTGTTCTTTTA of Streptococcus oralis contains these proteins:
- the comD gene encoding competence system sensor histidine kinase ComD, translated to MDFFAIISVILHIFITSKSYNLICNTTRKEQYFFIFYTVIVEFVVEFFFYSIYLSGLGIEKFLYPFILYAYFIWFKKFDKYRGVFLSFLLSLLYHSTHTFIAVTLSSITGDELALHYESIFFLVVLLLTYFVILKTIRYFHLEFKYFDKEYLYSFLKKVLYAFIFLHIVSFISDIVSTISHLNSFGSILSTIVFICLLLIFFAMNSYKVQIEKEIALKQKKFEQKHLQTYTDEIVKLYNEIRGFRHDYAGMLVSMQMAIDSEDLQEIDRVYKEVLVKANQKLRSEKYTYFDLNNLEDSALRSLIAQSIVYARNNDVEFTLEVKDVITRLSMDLLDLVRIMSILLNNAVEGAADSYLKQMEVAVIKMDFETVIVIQNSCKITMTPSEDLFALGFSTKGRNRGLGLNNVKEILDKYDNIMLETEMEDNTFRQIIRFKREFE
- a CDS encoding S1C family serine protease; protein product: MKHLQKFYKKGVTFLIIILIGFLSGALGSFVTLQLYQKQVSQATNNTTNTVTQTSYKNENATTQAVNKVKDAVVSVITYSSNRQNSVFGNDETDTDTDSQQVASEGSGVIYKKNGKDAYLVTNTHVIKGASKVDIRLADGTKVPGEIVGSDTFSDIAVVKISSEKVTTVAEFGDSSKLNVGETAIAIGSPLGSEYANTVTQGIISSLNRNVSLKSQDGQAISTKAIQTDTAINPGNSGGPLVNIQGQVIGITSSKIASNGGTSVEGLGFAIPSNDAQNIIKQLESDGKVTRPALGIQMVNLANIGASDLRKLNIPSSVTSGVVVKSVQSNMPASGHLEKYDVITKVDDKETSSSTDLQSALYNHSIGDTIKITYYRNGKEETTTVKLDKSTSDLES
- the rlmH gene encoding 23S rRNA (pseudouridine(1915)-N(3))-methyltransferase RlmH, producing the protein MKIKIVTVGKLKEKYLKDGIAEYTKRISRFATVEIIELADEKTPDKASESENHKILEIEGNRILSKVGERDFVVVLAIEGKTLSSEEFSKQLEQASIKGFSTLTFIIGGSLGLSPAVKHRANLSVSFGRLTLPHQLMRLVLVEQIYRAFTIQQGSPYHK
- a CDS encoding ParB/RepB/Spo0J family partition protein, yielding MEKFEMISISEIQKNPYQPRKEFNADKLRELAESIKENGVIQPIIVRQSPVIGYEILAGERRYRASLLAGLTSIPAVVKHLSDQEMMIQSIIENLQRENLNPVEEARAYDSLVEKGYTHTEIADKMGKSRPYITNFIRLLSLPEHILSEVENGKISQAHARSLVGLDKERQEYFFQLIKNEDISVRKLETLLTEKKQKKQKKSDSFIKDEEDKLKKLLGLNVEIKLSKKDTGKVIISFSNQEEYDRIINSLK
- the comC gene encoding competence-stimulating peptide ComC, with amino-acid sequence MKNTVKLEQFKKLTEKELQEIQGGEIRKENNFLFYFFKRK